Proteins encoded by one window of Salvia splendens isolate huo1 chromosome 7, SspV2, whole genome shotgun sequence:
- the LOC121810366 gene encoding uncharacterized protein LOC121810366, which translates to MAPFITCVNNLSKAITNSTIKVRCVRAYQGLPEDKNDRSLECVFHDSKGTRIQATFPNSLIQNFGTKLREGGIFCIKNFFVRPNTLRNKAANHQYRLLMNVKTEMVEVNDVRFLREMFDFKPFGEISQYENVDDSSFFDVIGVITGPGRVISQSKYRLIEIEISDENHNKLFCTIWESNVDLYLDQLKKSEGTIPIVIIQFCKRNLFRGEIRISTHFQASKVVINADVKEVKDFRMRIRDDSRFLQQGSVIEGGQRLGGEYDDLQVKSLEDLSCLEEGSCWVYGKIESVECHYGEWYFLACKTCVKKVREVDNEFNCSGCTKTHSYAVKRCGSSLW; encoded by the exons ATGGCTCCATTCATTACCTGTGTTAACAATCTCAGCAAGGCTATTACCAACTCCACAATCAAAGTGAGGTGTGTTCGTGCTTATCAAGGTTTACCTGAAGACAAGAATGACAGAAGCTTAGAATGTGTGTTTCATGACTCGAAG GGTACCAGAATTCAAGCAACATTTCCAAACAGTTTAATCCAGAACTTTGGAACTAAACTTAGGGAAGGAGGgatattttgtattaaaaatttcTTTGTGAGACCTAATACTCTCAGAAACAAGGCAGCAAATCACCAGTATAGATTGCTAATGAATGTCAAGACGGAGATGGTTGAGGTTAATGATGTTAGGTTTTTGAGAGAAATGTTTGACTTCAAGCCCTTTGGTGAAATATCACAATATGAAAATGTTGATGATTCATCATTCTTTg ATGTCATTGGTGTGATAACCGGACCTGGTAGAGTTATCTCTCAATCTAAGTATAGATTGATTGAGATTGAAATATCTGATGAGAA TCACAACAAACTATTTTGCACAATATGGGAGTCAAATGTTGACTTATACCTGGATCAACTGAAAAAGAGTGAAGGAACAATTCCAATTGTTATTATTCAGTTTTGCAAGCGCAATCTATTTAGAG GTGAAATTCGCATTTCTACACATTTTCAAGCTTCTAAGGTTGTGATCAATGCTGATGTTAAAGAAGTGAAAGATTTTAGGATGAG aaTAAGAGATGATAGCAGATTTCTTCAGCAAGGTTCTGTCATTGAAGGAGGACAAAGGCTTGGTGGTGAATATGATGATCTACAAGTGAAGTCCCTTGAGGATTTGTCTTGCCTAGAG GAAGGTTCATGTTGGGTGTATGGTAAAATTGAGTCAGTTGAGTGCCATTATGGTGAATGGTATTTTTTGGCGTGTAAGACTTGTGTTAAGAAGGTCAGAGAAGTGGATAATGAATTTAACTGTTCTGGATGTACAAAAACTCATTCTTATGCAGTTAAAAGGTGTG GTTCAAGTTTGTGGTGA